A DNA window from Argopecten irradians isolate NY chromosome 10, Ai_NY, whole genome shotgun sequence contains the following coding sequences:
- the LOC138333862 gene encoding uncharacterized protein isoform X2 translates to MAEPSDENVDVLIRQNADEVFEFSSDEDAKRFISDKESRSSIKYKTQKATNIHDNTMGCDICWEDADNSTGFADNLASDSMPYIILGSEELTCTYNLPTESLSRKRKLDEDDHVYGMLEGCCSAQVKICKVIKFPQYKSSGTDLKSLLQRTILSEKLKKSFKNKSTIKKYKVFVRMPANEDHNHSLPSVPSKKVVNIPLNELLQSLPEKLVGGTIKEEPIELTEAEGNSEESMAQQEIEIETDESSPMKFSPAQELEPTSPRNIAASALASMNAMSTDTISTPEKLFVNVSSPNKSASVKSRTPSRLVWLERPGQTPGYVLINAPSEHKDQRQSYSSPSRQTHSTPSRQSHSTPSRMSNSTLPRMSYSTPSRQQTVQTPRLNIKQEIESAQVVQESQMPKVPWRGIEGSVAVSDTCFYTDDRDVMEECIKKYEEDTFSIFRCNKTTRITDLGLTEVKGLDNHRVRWCPLTDQWKSANYVPDNVPYLVLGRETRMCRFNRNPKLRKVKKKAWCALCNLSPEEQQSSTEECSCRLRQSVKTESRQPCPALISIHSIIRFIDFKASSRKKRVEMSKNLKCGLELIERLKMRIRQEKRIYVTVPSIEVHQNHPILNHSKVENPCCPCYRTGTCGTCPCKSTGCSRCNNNACRFRTAEGMYKPLRQSRKRAGSKKKKMVTPYAAKSIRNIRLNVDEPTLNEQLDREAELEIYQERATTFKIQQEILGMSLDQTRQALIQMLEDDPFHVESYVKPDHAPYHRVQIDTPPKWCSCTQCIEMNNSQMRMCCGQTPCLSFHPTFRSVCLRPDHLLVGLLDLGLPTDNFAEVGSFSNAQYRRQAYRCFILWQWNNLGKGDIEVPKPPSCVVARIRWRYPSIDNHLSDGFSAESDFEEGNR, encoded by the exons atggcggaaCCCTCAGACGAAAACGTCGATGTCTTGATACGACAGAATGCAGACGAAGTTTTTGAATTTTCGTCTGATGAAGATGCCAAAAGGTTCATATCTGACAAAGAATCCAGAAGcagcataaaatataaaacacaaaaagCTACAAACATACATG ataacACGATGGGCTGTGATATATGCTGGGAGGATGCAGATAACTCCACTGGTTTCGCAGACAATCTAGCTTCTGACAGTATGCCATATATCATTTTGGGGAGCGAAGAATTGACCTGTACATACAATCTTCCAACAGAGAGCTTGAGCCGTAAACGGAAATTG GATGAAGATGATCATGTATATGGGATGTTGGAAGGATGTTGTTCAGCTCAAGTGAAAATATGCAAAGTCATCAAATTCCCTCAGTATAAG AGTAGTGGTACAGATTTAAAAAGCCTGCTCCAGAGGACAATTTTGTCAGAAAAGCTGAAGAAAAGTTTTAAGAACAAGTCCACTATAAAGAAATACAAAGTATTTGTCCGAATGCCAGCAAATGAGGACCATAACCATTCACTTCCTTCAGTCCCCTCTAAG AAGGTGGTGAATATTCCGTTGAATGAGCTGTTACAGTCTCTACCCGAGAAGTTGGTAGGTGGAACAATAAAGGAGGAACCTATTGAGCTTACAGAGGCTGAAGGCAACTCAGAGGAAAGTATGGCCCAACAAGAAATAGAG ATTGAAACAGATGAGTCATCCCCCATGAAGTTTTCCCCAGCTCAAGAATTGGAACCCACATCACCAAGAAATATTGCTGCTAGTGCCCTGGCATCAATGAATGCTATGTCAACTGACACTATATCCACACCAGAAAAATTATTTGTTAATGTATCTTCGCCAAATAAGTCAGCATCCGTGAAAAGTCGAACACCATCAAGGCTGGTTTGGCTTGAGAGACCCGGCCAGACTCCGGGCTATGTATTGATTAATGCGCCATCGGAACATAAGGACCAGCGACAGTCTTATTCTTCTCCATCAAGGCAAACTCATTCAACGCCATCAAGGCAGTCTCATTCAACGCCATCAAGGATGTCTAATTCTACGCTGCCAAGAATGTCTTATTCTACGCCTTCAAGGCAGCAAACGGTGCAGACGCCTAGATTGAATATTAAGCAAGAAATAGAGTCTGCACAAGTTGTACAGGAAAGTCAGATGCCAAAAGTACCGTGGAGAGGCATAGAAGGCAGCGTGGCAGTGTCTGATACCTGTTTCTACACAGACGATAGGGATGTTATGGAAGAGTGTATCAAAAAGTATGAAGAAGACACTTTCAGTATATTCCGTTGTAACAAGACCACTAGGATCACTGACTTGGGATTAACAG AGGTGAAAGGTTTAGACAATCACCGTGTACGCTGGTGTCCTCTCACAGATCAGTGGAAGTCGGCGAATTATGTTCCCGATAACGTCCCCTATTTGGTTCTAGGAAGAGAGACTCGAATGTGTCGCTTCAATCGCAACCCTAAATTAAGGAAAGTCAAGAAGAAAGCATGGTGTGCATTGTGTAACCTGTCTCCAGAAGAGCAGCAG TCTAGTACAGAGGAGTGTTCGTGCAGACTTCGGCAATCAGTGAAGACAGAATCAAGACAGCCATGTCCTGCTTTAATTTCCATACACAGTATCATCAGATTTATAGACTTTAAG GCAAGTTCTAGAAAGAAGAGAGTTGAGATGTCCAAGAATCTGAAGTGTGGGTTAGAGCTTATAGAAAGATTAAAGATGAGAATTCGTCAGGAAAAACGTATATATGTGACTGTGCCCAGCATTGAGGTTCATCAAAACCATCCCATCCTTAATCATTCG AAGGTGGAAAATCCATGTTGTCCCTGCTACAGAACAGGAACATGTGGCACCTGTCCGTGTAAATCTACAGGCTGCTCAAGGTGTAACAACAACGCCTGTCGCTTTAGGACTGCAGAG GGCATGTATAAGCCTTTGAGACAAAGTCGGAAAAGGGCTGGATCGAAGAAGAAGAAGATGGTTACTCCATATGCAGCGAAAAGTATTCGCAACATTCGACTCAATGTAGATGAACCAACACTCAACGAACAACTGGATAGAGAGGCTGAGTTGGAAATCTACCAGGAACGTGCTACTACCTTTAAAATACAG CAAGAAATTTTGGGAATGTCACTTGACCAAACTCGCCAGGCTCTGATACAGATGCTGGAAGATGACCCTTTTCATGTGGAGTCGTATGTAAAGCCTGACCACGCCCCTTACCATCGAGTACAAATAGACACGCCCCCTAAATGGTGCTCCTGTACACAGTGTATTGAAATGAACAACAGTCAGATGAGGATGTGTTGCGGCCAGACCCCCTGCCTGAGCTTTCATCCGACCTTTCGTAGTGTGTGTCTCCGGCCAGACCATCTCCTCGTGGGCCTACTAGACTTGGGATTACCCACAGATAATTTCGCTGAGGTTGGAAGTTTCTCTAATGCCCAGTACAGACGCCAAGCATATCGTTGTTTTATTCTTTGGCAGTGGAATAACCTGGGAAAAGGCGACATAGAGGTTCCAAAACCTCCAAGTTGTGTGGTGGCTAGAATCAGATGGCGCTACCCCTCTATTGATAACCACCTCAGCGACGGCTTCTCTGCTGAGAGTGACTTTGAGGAGGGTAATCGGTGA
- the LOC138333862 gene encoding uncharacterized protein isoform X1, with the protein MAEPSDENVDVLIRQNADEVFEFSSDEDAKRFISDKESRSSIKYKTQKATNIHDNTMGCDICWEDADNSTGFADNLASDSMPYIILGSEELTCTYNLPTESLSRKRKLDEDDHVYGMLEGCCSAQVKICKVIKFPQYKSSGTDLKSLLQRTILSEKLKKSFKNKSTIKKYKVFVRMPANEDHNHSLPSVPSKKVVNIPLNELLQSLPEKLVGGTIKEEPIELTEAEGNSEESMAQQEIEVQIETDESSPMKFSPAQELEPTSPRNIAASALASMNAMSTDTISTPEKLFVNVSSPNKSASVKSRTPSRLVWLERPGQTPGYVLINAPSEHKDQRQSYSSPSRQTHSTPSRQSHSTPSRMSNSTLPRMSYSTPSRQQTVQTPRLNIKQEIESAQVVQESQMPKVPWRGIEGSVAVSDTCFYTDDRDVMEECIKKYEEDTFSIFRCNKTTRITDLGLTEVKGLDNHRVRWCPLTDQWKSANYVPDNVPYLVLGRETRMCRFNRNPKLRKVKKKAWCALCNLSPEEQQSSTEECSCRLRQSVKTESRQPCPALISIHSIIRFIDFKASSRKKRVEMSKNLKCGLELIERLKMRIRQEKRIYVTVPSIEVHQNHPILNHSKVENPCCPCYRTGTCGTCPCKSTGCSRCNNNACRFRTAEGMYKPLRQSRKRAGSKKKKMVTPYAAKSIRNIRLNVDEPTLNEQLDREAELEIYQERATTFKIQQEILGMSLDQTRQALIQMLEDDPFHVESYVKPDHAPYHRVQIDTPPKWCSCTQCIEMNNSQMRMCCGQTPCLSFHPTFRSVCLRPDHLLVGLLDLGLPTDNFAEVGSFSNAQYRRQAYRCFILWQWNNLGKGDIEVPKPPSCVVARIRWRYPSIDNHLSDGFSAESDFEEGNR; encoded by the exons atggcggaaCCCTCAGACGAAAACGTCGATGTCTTGATACGACAGAATGCAGACGAAGTTTTTGAATTTTCGTCTGATGAAGATGCCAAAAGGTTCATATCTGACAAAGAATCCAGAAGcagcataaaatataaaacacaaaaagCTACAAACATACATG ataacACGATGGGCTGTGATATATGCTGGGAGGATGCAGATAACTCCACTGGTTTCGCAGACAATCTAGCTTCTGACAGTATGCCATATATCATTTTGGGGAGCGAAGAATTGACCTGTACATACAATCTTCCAACAGAGAGCTTGAGCCGTAAACGGAAATTG GATGAAGATGATCATGTATATGGGATGTTGGAAGGATGTTGTTCAGCTCAAGTGAAAATATGCAAAGTCATCAAATTCCCTCAGTATAAG AGTAGTGGTACAGATTTAAAAAGCCTGCTCCAGAGGACAATTTTGTCAGAAAAGCTGAAGAAAAGTTTTAAGAACAAGTCCACTATAAAGAAATACAAAGTATTTGTCCGAATGCCAGCAAATGAGGACCATAACCATTCACTTCCTTCAGTCCCCTCTAAG AAGGTGGTGAATATTCCGTTGAATGAGCTGTTACAGTCTCTACCCGAGAAGTTGGTAGGTGGAACAATAAAGGAGGAACCTATTGAGCTTACAGAGGCTGAAGGCAACTCAGAGGAAAGTATGGCCCAACAAGAAATAGAGGTACAG ATTGAAACAGATGAGTCATCCCCCATGAAGTTTTCCCCAGCTCAAGAATTGGAACCCACATCACCAAGAAATATTGCTGCTAGTGCCCTGGCATCAATGAATGCTATGTCAACTGACACTATATCCACACCAGAAAAATTATTTGTTAATGTATCTTCGCCAAATAAGTCAGCATCCGTGAAAAGTCGAACACCATCAAGGCTGGTTTGGCTTGAGAGACCCGGCCAGACTCCGGGCTATGTATTGATTAATGCGCCATCGGAACATAAGGACCAGCGACAGTCTTATTCTTCTCCATCAAGGCAAACTCATTCAACGCCATCAAGGCAGTCTCATTCAACGCCATCAAGGATGTCTAATTCTACGCTGCCAAGAATGTCTTATTCTACGCCTTCAAGGCAGCAAACGGTGCAGACGCCTAGATTGAATATTAAGCAAGAAATAGAGTCTGCACAAGTTGTACAGGAAAGTCAGATGCCAAAAGTACCGTGGAGAGGCATAGAAGGCAGCGTGGCAGTGTCTGATACCTGTTTCTACACAGACGATAGGGATGTTATGGAAGAGTGTATCAAAAAGTATGAAGAAGACACTTTCAGTATATTCCGTTGTAACAAGACCACTAGGATCACTGACTTGGGATTAACAG AGGTGAAAGGTTTAGACAATCACCGTGTACGCTGGTGTCCTCTCACAGATCAGTGGAAGTCGGCGAATTATGTTCCCGATAACGTCCCCTATTTGGTTCTAGGAAGAGAGACTCGAATGTGTCGCTTCAATCGCAACCCTAAATTAAGGAAAGTCAAGAAGAAAGCATGGTGTGCATTGTGTAACCTGTCTCCAGAAGAGCAGCAG TCTAGTACAGAGGAGTGTTCGTGCAGACTTCGGCAATCAGTGAAGACAGAATCAAGACAGCCATGTCCTGCTTTAATTTCCATACACAGTATCATCAGATTTATAGACTTTAAG GCAAGTTCTAGAAAGAAGAGAGTTGAGATGTCCAAGAATCTGAAGTGTGGGTTAGAGCTTATAGAAAGATTAAAGATGAGAATTCGTCAGGAAAAACGTATATATGTGACTGTGCCCAGCATTGAGGTTCATCAAAACCATCCCATCCTTAATCATTCG AAGGTGGAAAATCCATGTTGTCCCTGCTACAGAACAGGAACATGTGGCACCTGTCCGTGTAAATCTACAGGCTGCTCAAGGTGTAACAACAACGCCTGTCGCTTTAGGACTGCAGAG GGCATGTATAAGCCTTTGAGACAAAGTCGGAAAAGGGCTGGATCGAAGAAGAAGAAGATGGTTACTCCATATGCAGCGAAAAGTATTCGCAACATTCGACTCAATGTAGATGAACCAACACTCAACGAACAACTGGATAGAGAGGCTGAGTTGGAAATCTACCAGGAACGTGCTACTACCTTTAAAATACAG CAAGAAATTTTGGGAATGTCACTTGACCAAACTCGCCAGGCTCTGATACAGATGCTGGAAGATGACCCTTTTCATGTGGAGTCGTATGTAAAGCCTGACCACGCCCCTTACCATCGAGTACAAATAGACACGCCCCCTAAATGGTGCTCCTGTACACAGTGTATTGAAATGAACAACAGTCAGATGAGGATGTGTTGCGGCCAGACCCCCTGCCTGAGCTTTCATCCGACCTTTCGTAGTGTGTGTCTCCGGCCAGACCATCTCCTCGTGGGCCTACTAGACTTGGGATTACCCACAGATAATTTCGCTGAGGTTGGAAGTTTCTCTAATGCCCAGTACAGACGCCAAGCATATCGTTGTTTTATTCTTTGGCAGTGGAATAACCTGGGAAAAGGCGACATAGAGGTTCCAAAACCTCCAAGTTGTGTGGTGGCTAGAATCAGATGGCGCTACCCCTCTATTGATAACCACCTCAGCGACGGCTTCTCTGCTGAGAGTGACTTTGAGGAGGGTAATCGGTGA